A stretch of Aureispira sp. CCB-E DNA encodes these proteins:
- a CDS encoding rhodanese-like domain-containing protein, protein MKYVLLTGILLTIGLIAFFGIKWIRVLTASNYNQMLEALYSKTVPFVYPNQTAQLSSYVVLDTRAAEEFAISSLPNAIWVGYPTMNKQVIDTLSKNQAILVYCSVGYRSERIGEQLLEMGFTNVYNLYGGIFEWVNQGHPVVNTNNQLIDSIHGYAPSWGKWIQSEMTIVY, encoded by the coding sequence ATGAAATATGTTCTTCTAACAGGAATACTCCTTACTATTGGCCTCATTGCTTTTTTCGGGATAAAATGGATTCGCGTTTTAACAGCATCCAATTACAATCAGATGCTAGAAGCATTGTACAGCAAAACGGTTCCTTTTGTTTATCCCAATCAAACAGCGCAACTCAGTTCCTATGTTGTTTTAGATACCCGCGCTGCCGAAGAGTTTGCAATCAGCAGTTTGCCCAATGCTATTTGGGTCGGCTACCCTACTATGAACAAACAAGTTATTGACACCTTATCCAAAAATCAAGCAATTTTGGTATATTGTTCTGTCGGGTATCGTAGTGAGCGTATTGGTGAACAATTGTTAGAAATGGGGTTTACTAATGTATACAATCTGTATGGGGGAATTTTTGAATGGGTCAACCAAGGACATCCTGTTGTTAATACTAATAATCAATTGATAGATAGCATTCATGGATATGCTCCTTCTTGGGGCAAATGGATACAGTCGGAGATGACAATAGTTTATTAA
- a CDS encoding TIGR04282 family arsenosugar biosynthesis glycosyltransferase — protein sequence MNKKGLLMIFAKNPILGTAKTRLAASVGDKKALEIYQFLLQHTAHLTAAANGDKRVFYSNHIASDDAFSDKQFSKTLQEKGDLGKKMQAGFEVAFADNYERVLIIGSDCYELTTEIINQAFEALLNHDFVIGPAKDGGYYLLGMRRLEPAIFQNKAWSTEGLYQATINDFNTLNYSFVELPLLSDVDYLEDLPQEVRHKFGV from the coding sequence ATGAATAAAAAAGGTTTGTTAATGATTTTTGCTAAAAATCCTATTTTAGGTACTGCAAAAACGCGCTTAGCAGCATCGGTTGGCGATAAAAAAGCATTAGAAATTTATCAATTTTTATTGCAACATACCGCTCATTTAACGGCTGCGGCAAATGGAGATAAACGTGTCTTTTATTCTAACCACATCGCGTCTGATGATGCTTTCTCTGATAAGCAATTTTCCAAAACGCTTCAAGAAAAAGGAGATTTAGGAAAAAAGATGCAAGCAGGATTTGAAGTTGCCTTTGCGGATAATTACGAACGTGTGCTTATTATTGGTAGCGATTGCTACGAATTGACAACAGAGATTATCAATCAAGCCTTTGAAGCACTTTTAAACCACGATTTTGTTATTGGTCCTGCCAAAGATGGAGGATATTACTTATTGGGTATGCGCCGTTTAGAACCTGCTATTTTTCAAAACAAGGCATGGAGTACAGAAGGCTTGTATCAAGCAACCATAAACGATTTTAATACCTTAAACTATAGTTTCGTAGAGTTGCCCTTATTAAGTGATGTGGACTACTTAGAAGATTTACCTCAAGAGGTGCGTCACAAATTTGGGGTTTAA
- a CDS encoding C1 family peptidase, producing MAIRFRPDNDNNGGNNSNRGGGGGGRNNSAIIMAIIMFAFRYPKFAVPIIIIGAIAFFIMGPGISTPTNDNNSQDIYRMGCEISQEKYDESKVFAALSSSSSKYSLPAKVSLREYAPRPLNQGSQGSCVGWASAYAARTILEAASTGANPNTIAYSPSFLYNQIGIRGCQGAYTGEALEHMKQKGLLEFSKFPYNENSCSQQPSQAQLQEALQHRIRGYNRLTKTGRNYDVDLEAVKQNIAQGAPVIIAAKVPYSFQDMMGKKVWKPRASEKRNVNNLGGHAMCLIGYDDNKKQFEIQNSWGTEWGDRGFVFVDYDDFKIFCREAYGVFPHQKATTSSSTDFAIECGLYDVARGTTLDLKNVRDNLFETTSPIKIGTELKIEITNSLECFTYVFSKEADSGNRQGKALKIFPPSDQYSSYMGIVGTRLFPRNGKFFADDEGTRDFMAIVYSKNELNPDQIQQRIDQAGNNNFYDNVMAAVGNRAFQNLNYTNKSGKLIAFKQSATAKQDVAVVVIALDKN from the coding sequence ATGGCAATACGTTTTAGACCCGACAACGACAATAATGGAGGTAATAACAGTAACCGAGGCGGTGGAGGTGGCGGCCGAAATAATAGTGCAATTATCATGGCTATTATTATGTTTGCTTTTCGATATCCTAAATTTGCAGTTCCTATTATTATCATTGGTGCCATTGCCTTTTTTATAATGGGTCCTGGCATTTCTACACCTACCAATGATAACAACTCGCAAGATATTTACAGAATGGGTTGTGAAATTAGTCAAGAGAAATACGACGAATCAAAAGTTTTTGCAGCACTTTCTTCTTCTTCTAGCAAATATAGTCTCCCTGCCAAAGTCTCCTTGCGAGAATATGCTCCTAGACCACTCAATCAAGGGAGCCAAGGTTCTTGTGTGGGTTGGGCTAGTGCCTATGCTGCTAGAACGATCTTAGAAGCAGCAAGTACGGGTGCCAATCCCAATACCATTGCTTATAGCCCCTCTTTTTTGTACAACCAAATTGGCATTAGAGGCTGTCAAGGCGCCTATACTGGTGAAGCCTTGGAACATATGAAACAAAAAGGTTTGTTGGAGTTTTCTAAATTTCCTTATAATGAAAATAGTTGTAGCCAACAGCCCTCACAAGCACAATTGCAAGAAGCTCTGCAACATAGAATTCGAGGATACAATCGTTTGACTAAAACAGGGCGCAACTACGATGTTGACTTAGAAGCTGTCAAACAAAATATTGCACAAGGAGCCCCTGTAATTATTGCTGCTAAAGTTCCCTATTCTTTTCAAGATATGATGGGCAAGAAAGTATGGAAACCTAGAGCCTCCGAAAAACGTAATGTCAACAATTTGGGAGGACATGCTATGTGTCTAATTGGTTATGATGACAACAAAAAACAATTTGAAATTCAGAATAGTTGGGGAACAGAATGGGGCGATAGAGGTTTTGTTTTTGTAGATTATGATGATTTTAAAATCTTCTGTAGAGAAGCTTATGGGGTGTTTCCTCACCAAAAAGCAACAACTTCCTCTTCCACAGACTTTGCCATTGAATGCGGCTTGTATGATGTTGCTAGAGGCACTACTCTTGATTTAAAAAATGTTCGAGATAATCTCTTTGAAACAACAAGTCCTATCAAAATTGGTACAGAGCTAAAAATTGAAATCACCAACTCCTTAGAATGTTTCACCTACGTTTTTAGCAAGGAAGCGGACAGTGGCAATCGTCAAGGCAAAGCCTTAAAAATCTTTCCTCCTTCCGACCAATATTCTTCGTATATGGGAATTGTAGGGACACGCCTTTTCCCTCGAAATGGGAAGTTTTTTGCAGACGATGAGGGTACTCGTGACTTTATGGCAATTGTCTATTCTAAAAATGAATTAAATCCTGACCAAATTCAACAAAGAATCGACCAAGCAGGCAACAATAATTTTTATGATAATGTAATGGCTGCTGTTGGTAATCGGGCATTTCAGAATTTAAATTACACCAATAAATCGGGCAAATTAATTGCTTTTAAACAAAGTGCTACAGCCAAACAAGACGTTGCCGTTGTTGTGATTGCTTTGGACAAAAATTAG
- a CDS encoding phosphatase PAP2 family protein, producing MLELLLQWDEKLFLLINTQWYNACLDTVLVYWRTKTTWIPLYILLLLVIGKDRGWKTIWVLIVLGLTIALADHISSEWIKKAVERVRPCNNTQLSDVRTLVACGSGFSFTSSHATNHFAVTMQLFLIFRMTWKKSYFIALFLWAALVAYGQVYVGVHYPLDVITGSFLGCFLAWFVYQISAWLGIIRKIWS from the coding sequence ATGCTAGAATTATTATTACAATGGGATGAAAAACTCTTTCTTCTGATTAATACACAATGGTACAATGCGTGCTTAGATACTGTACTTGTTTATTGGCGTACCAAGACGACATGGATTCCACTTTATATTCTATTACTCTTGGTCATTGGTAAAGACAGAGGTTGGAAGACAATTTGGGTCTTAATCGTCCTCGGGCTCACCATTGCCTTAGCCGATCATATTAGCAGCGAATGGATCAAAAAAGCAGTAGAACGAGTGCGCCCTTGTAATAATACTCAGCTCTCTGATGTTCGAACATTAGTTGCTTGTGGGAGTGGGTTTAGTTTTACTTCTTCGCATGCCACCAATCATTTTGCAGTGACGATGCAACTTTTTTTAATTTTTAGAATGACATGGAAAAAGAGCTATTTTATAGCTTTGTTTCTTTGGGCTGCATTAGTAGCTTATGGTCAAGTCTACGTTGGGGTGCACTATCCTTTGGATGTCATAACAGGTAGTTTTTTAGGCTGTTTTTTAGCTTGGTTTGTTTACCAAATTAGTGCTTGGCTCGGAATTATTCGAAAAATTTGGAGTTAA
- a CDS encoding SDR family oxidoreductase — protein MTFKNKVIWITGASSGIGEALAYALAKQGAVLILSSRKTAVLKQVQQTCQKTCQEVYVQTLDLEQHDKIPSIVQKVIQERGPIDILINNGGISQRSLAQDTIFEVDKRLMDINYLGTIALTKALLPHFLKRQKGHFVTVTSLTGVFGTPYRSAYAATKHALHGFFDSLRAELVNNSIDVTLISPGFIKTNVSINAFVGDGQAQGSMDNRQSNGMQVDVFAQKMLQAIVKKKKKVYIGKKEVIMVYIKRFIPWLYYKMIARVAVR, from the coding sequence ATGACATTTAAAAACAAAGTAATTTGGATCACGGGAGCTTCTTCTGGCATTGGAGAAGCATTGGCTTATGCCTTGGCAAAACAAGGTGCTGTTCTAATTTTGTCCAGTAGAAAAACAGCTGTATTAAAGCAGGTTCAACAAACTTGCCAAAAAACTTGCCAAGAGGTATATGTACAAACCTTAGACTTAGAACAGCATGACAAAATTCCTAGTATCGTACAGAAAGTAATCCAAGAGAGAGGTCCCATTGACATCTTAATCAATAATGGAGGAATTTCTCAGCGTTCGCTAGCTCAAGATACTATTTTTGAAGTAGACAAACGCTTGATGGACATTAATTACCTTGGCACCATTGCCTTAACCAAAGCCCTCCTACCCCATTTCTTAAAACGACAAAAAGGGCATTTTGTAACGGTCACTAGTCTTACTGGAGTTTTTGGAACCCCCTACCGTTCCGCTTATGCTGCCACCAAACACGCCTTGCACGGTTTTTTTGATTCTTTAAGAGCCGAACTGGTAAACAATTCCATAGATGTAACCTTAATCAGCCCTGGCTTTATCAAAACCAATGTCTCTATCAATGCTTTTGTTGGAGATGGTCAAGCTCAAGGTAGCATGGATAATCGACAAAGTAACGGCATGCAGGTGGATGTCTTTGCCCAAAAGATGTTGCAAGCAATAGTGAAAAAAAAGAAGAAAGTTTACATCGGCAAAAAAGAAGTTATCATGGTCTATATCAAGCGTTTTATACCTTGGTTATACTACAAAATGATTGCACGTGTAGCCGTTCGATAA